One window from the genome of Cuculus canorus isolate bCucCan1 chromosome 12, bCucCan1.pri, whole genome shotgun sequence encodes:
- the SPG21 gene encoding maspardin has product MGEIKVSPDYNWFRSTVPLKKIIVDDDDSKVWSLYDAGPRSIRCPLIFLPPVSGTADVFFQQVLALTGWGYRVIALQYPVYWDHLEFCDGFRKLLDHLQLDKVHLFGASLGGFLAQKFAEYTHKSPRVQSLILCNSFSDTSIFNQTWTANSFWLLPAFMLKKIVLGNFASGPLDPEMADGIDFMVDRLESLGQSELASRLTLNCQNSYVEPHKIRDIPVTIMDVFDQSALSTEAKEEMYKLYPNARRAHLKTGGNFPYLCRSAEVNLYIQIHLLQFHGTRYAAIDPSMVSAEELEVQKITLHTSDEPEEP; this is encoded by the exons atAATAGTAGATGATGATGACAGTAAAGTCTGGTCGCTGTATGACGCGGGACCTCGGAGCATTAGGTGCCCACTCAtatttcttcctcctgtaaGTGGAACTGCGGATGTATTTTTTCAGCAAGTTTTGGCGCTGACTGGATGGGGCTACAGAGTTATCGCT TTGCAGTATCCAGTGTACTGGGATCATCTTGAGTTCTGTGATGGATTCAGAAAACTGTTAGACCACCTTCAGCTGGATAAA GTTCACCTTTTTGGAGCTTCTCTGGGAGGCTTCCTGGCTCAAAAATTTGCTGAATACACACACAAGTCTCCCAGAGTTCAGTCTCTGATACTGTGCAATTCCTTTAGTGACACTTCTATCTTCAATCAGACATGGACAGCAAACAG cTTTTGGCTGTTGCCTGcttttatgctgaaaaaaattgtccttgGGAATTTTGCATCTGGTCCTCTCGATCCTGAAATGGCTGATGGGATTGATTTCATGGTGGACAGG CTGGAGAGCCTGGGTCAGAGTGAGCTCGCTTCAAGACTTACCCTCAACTGCCAGAACTCCTACGTAGAACCTCATAAAATTCGAGACATCCCTGTAACCATTATGGAT GTGTTTGACCAAAGCGCGCTTTCAactgaagcaaaagaagaaatgtataaGCTTTATCCTAACGCCAGAAGAGCTCATCTCAAAACAGGAGGCAACTTCCCGTATCTCTGCAGGAGTGCTGAGGTCAACCTATATATTCAA ATCCATTTACTGCAGTTCCATGGTACCCGGTATGCAGCCATCGATCCCTCCATGGTAAGTGCAGAAGAACTGGAAGTCCAAAAGATCACCCTTCACACCAGTGATGAGCCAGAAGAGCCATAG